The Phragmites australis chromosome 15, lpPhrAust1.1, whole genome shotgun sequence genome window below encodes:
- the LOC133892923 gene encoding ethylene-responsive transcription factor ERN1-like has translation MPWKQFTCLKSCIKSPLVPVAHHQDQAEQALGRQTPVSSSPLQPSAQAKKAHMELHFQVQPPVFQVEDYCYYYYQQEAAARAKPGKPRGRKKGGNNHSKFVGVRQRPSGRWVAEIKDTTQKIRMWLGTFETAEAAAKAYDEAARLLRGADTRTNFAPRISPDCPLAVRIRGLLHHKKVKKAKSTAADSSAVAAGSKHKALSSLAPSPTASNSNSNCTSSACGGGSSTSTSTSTSSAVICDDAMKQFGGAAVVGEVYRPEFAPVGAEEFDSWMFDSTFGQFPALDGFAALDSAVPAAPAEEPSAAVAPGEMAEFERIKVERRISASLYAMNGLQEYFDRVFDASACDSLWDLSPLCR, from the coding sequence ATGCCTTGGAAGCAGTTTACATGCCTCAAATCCTGTATAAAGTCTCCCCTTGTGCCGGTTGCTCACCACCAAGACCAGGCAGAGCAAGCACTTGGCAGACAGACACCtgtctcctcctctcctctccaaccATCAGCTCAAGCCAAGAAAGCTCACATGGAGCTCCACTTCCAGGTGCAGCCTCCAGTGTTCCAGGTCGAGGACTACTGCTACTACTACTACCAGCAGgaggccgccgcgcgggccaaGCCCGGCAAGCCGCGGGGCAGGAAGAAGGGCGGCAACAACCACAGCAAGTTCGTCGGCGTCCGGCAGCGGCCGTCGGGGCGGTGGGTGGCCGAGATCAAGGACACCACGCAGAAGATCCGCATGTGGCTCGGCACCTTCGAGACCGCCGAGGCCGCGGCCAAGGCCTACGACGAGGCcgcccgcctcctccgcggCGCCGACACCCGCACCAACTTCGCGCCGCGCATCTCCCCGGACTGCCCGCTCGCCGTCCGCATCCGCGGTCTCCTCCACCACAAGAAGGTCAAGAAGGCCAAGTCAACCGCGGCGGACTCCTCCGCTGTCGCCGCCGGATCCAAGCACAAGGCTTTGAGCTCCCTTGCTCCCAGTCCCACCGCAAGCAATAGCAATAGCAATTGCACGAGTAGTGCTTGTGGTGGTGgctccagcaccagcaccagcaccagcaccagcagcgCGGTAATCTGCGACGACGCCATGAAGCAGTTCGGCGGTGCAGCGGTCGTCGGCGAGGTGTACCGGCCGGAGTTCGCCCCCGTGGGCGCTGAGGAGTTCGATTCTTGGATGTTCGACTCGACGTTCGGCCAGTTCCCTGCGCTGGACGGCTTCGCGGCCTTGGATAGCGCCGTCCCAGCTGCACCCGCAGAGGAGCCGAGCGCCGCCGTGGCGCCGGGCGAGATGGCGGAGTTCGAGCGGATCAAGGTGGAGCGGCGCATCTCGGCGTCGCTGTACGCCATGAACGGCCTGCAGGAGTACTTCGACAGGGTGTTCGACGCGTCCGCCTGCGACTCGCTCTGGGATCTCTCGCCGCTCTGCCGCTAG
- the LOC133892509 gene encoding tubulin alpha-3 chain-like, with amino-acid sequence MREIISIHIGQAGIQVGNSCWELYCLEHGIEPDGTMSSDTSVGVAHDAFNTFFSETGSGKHVPRAIFVDLEPTVIDEVRTGSYRQLFHPEQLISGKEDAANNFARGHYTVGKEIVDLCLDRVRKLADNCTGLQGFLVFNAVGGGTGSGLGSLLLERLSVDYGKKSKLGFTIYPSPQVSTAVVEPYNSVLSTHSLLEHTDVAVLLDNEAIYDICRRSLDIERPTYTNLNRLISQIISSLTTSLRFDGAINVDVTEFQTNLVPYPRIHFMLSSYAPVISAEKAYHEQLSVPEITNAVFEPSSMMAKCDPRHGKYMACCLMYRGDVVPKDVNAAVATIKTKRTVQFVDWCPTGFKCGINYQPPSVVPGGDLAKVQRAVCMISNNTAVAEVFSRIDHKFDLMYAKRAFVHWYVGEGMEEGEFSEAREDLAALEKDYEEVGAEGADDEGDEGEDY; translated from the exons ATGAGAGAGATCATCAGCATCCACATCGGCCAGGCCGGGATCCAAGTTGGCAACTCCTGCTGGGAGCTCTACTGCCTCGAGCACGGCATCGAGCCCGATGGCACCATGTCCAG TGACACCTCGGTGGGCGTCGCACATGACGCGTTCAACACGTTCTTCAGTGAGACCGGTTCAGGCAAGCATGTGCCGAGGGCCATCTTCGTTGATCTTGAGCCCACAGTCATCGATGAGGTGCGGACCGGCTCGTACCGCCAGCTCTTCCACCCAGAGCAGCTCATCTCCGGGAAGGAGGATGCAGCTAACAACTTTGCTCGTGGTCACTACACTG TTGGAAAGGAGATTGTAGATCTATGCCTGGACCGTGTGCGCAAGCTGGCAGACAATTGCACTGGGCTGCAGGGATTCTTGGTGTTCAATGCTGTTGGTGGTGGAACTGGCTCTGGACTCGGTTCACTGCTGTTGGAGCGTCTCTCAGTGGATTACGGCAAGAAGTCTAAGCTTGGTTTCACCATTTATCCTTCCCCACAG GTGTCAACAGCTGTTGTAGAGCCATACAACAGTGTCCTCTCAACACACTCCTTGCTCGAGCACACAGATGTTGCAGTCCTCCTGGACAACGAGGCTATCTATGACATATGCCGGAGGTCCCTTGACATTGAAAGGCCAACCTACACCAATTTGAACAGGCTGATCTCACAGATCATATCTTCACTTACTACCTCCCTGAGATTTGATGGTGCTATCAATGTGGATGTTACCGAGTTCCAGACCAACCTTGTGCCATACCCACGCATCCATTTCATGCTTTCATCATATGCCCCTGTAATTTCTGCCGAGAAGGCTTACCACGAGCAGCTTTCTGTGCCTGAAATCACCAATGCTGTCTTTGAGCCCTCAAGCATGATGGCCAAGTGTGACCCAAGGCATGGAAAATACATGGCTTGCTGCTTGATGTACCGTGGTGATGTTGTTCCCAAGGATGTCAATGCTGCAGTTGCAACCATCAAGACCAAGAGAACTGTCCAGTTTGTTGACTG GTGCCCTACTGGATTCAAGTGTGGCATCAACTACCAGCCACCCTCCGTTGTCCCTGGAGGTGACCTGGCAAAGGTCCAGCGTGCCGTGTGCATGATCAGCAACAACACTGCTGTCGCTGAGGTATTCTCACGCATCGACCACAAGTTCGACTTGATGTACGCCAAGCGTGCATTCGTGCACTGGTACGTTGGGGAGGGTATGGAAGAAGGTGAATTCTCAGAAGCCCGTGAGGACCTGGCTGCTCTCGAGAAGGACTACGAAGAGGTTGGCGCAGAGGGCGCGGACGACGAGGGTGACGAGGGAGAAGATTACTGA